From a region of the Podospora pseudopauciseta strain CBS 411.78 chromosome 7 map unlocalized CBS411.78m_7, whole genome shotgun sequence genome:
- a CDS encoding uncharacterized protein (EggNog:ENOG503NUA6; COG:T) encodes MADQSSSKPSAAVPEQRLLADEQYSDHDITPKATPGPSQSREPPEPSSPRSPVARLKESLNKARPALFGDHLTNPFEYDDDDDTSENELLLDPNLPANYEDRHRPLPRHPPSSVRSHKRPSHDDGDAADALELDSLNSQDPLETSDHEEEVENSPYPEVRAAVSPYDDPTLPCNTIRAWTIGLSLIFLGASMNTLFSLRSPSISLGALIAQVIAWPLGHGWARFVPDYHVKIPFVKQKLRLNPGGFNIKEHAIIVVMASVSFGVAYATDIILAQKVFYKQDFGLMWQLLLTISTQSLGYGIAGMMRRFLVYPAGMIWPGNLVSVTLMNAMYEEEETKGGEGDGTVHGGKGVGVGGSMPRYRWFSVVTAVACVYYFVPGFLAQFLSSFAFVTWTAPENAVVNQLFGYSTGLSLLPITFDWTQISGFVGSPLIPPWHAIANTMIGVLTFFVFLAATLHYSGAWYSWYLPMSDSNTYDNTGKQYDVSRVLSPDYRLDEEAYKNYSPLFLSTTFALSYGLSFAAITSLIVYTYLHHGKTIWKQYKSSTTEKADIHMKLMRRYKEAPTWWYMSLFGLMLGLGFLTVLAWPTNMTWWAFLLAVFISFVFSLPIGIIQAVTNNQIGLNVLTEFVYGYIQPGRPLGLMIFKTFGYITMSQALTFVSDLKFGHYMKIPPRTMFMAQVVATTFSCFVQVFTLNYALNYIPGVCTPTQPEHFSCPGGKVFFSASVIWGLIGPARIFSPGQIYSSLFLFFILGAVTPVVIYLLARRRPKSWLRFLMAPLIFGGAGSIPPATPLNYLSWGIVGFVFQYWIKKKHFGWWSRLNFLTSSGLDLGLALATLVIFFVFTLNEIDPPKWWGNEVVTGTVDYKGTAVQMRVGAGESFGPTTW; translated from the exons ATGGCCGATCAATCTTCTTCAAAACCATCCGCCGCTGTCCCTGAACAACGTCTCCTCGCAGACGAACAATATTCGGACCATGATATCACCCCCAAAGCAACACCGGGTCCTTCCCAGAGCCGTGAACCCCCAgaaccatcctctccccggAGCCCGGTAGCTCGCCTCAAGGAATCCCTCAACAAAGCTCGCCCCGCGCTCTTCGGCGACCACCTCACAAACCCCTTCGAGtacgatgatgatgacgatacCTCGGAGAACGAGCTGCTGCTAGACCCCAACCTGCCGGCCAATTACGAAGACCGTCACCGGCCTTTGCCCCGGcacccaccatcatctgTCCGCTCTCACAAACGCCCTTCCCACGATGACGGGGACGCAGCCGACGCCTTGGAGCTCGACTCACTCAACTCTCAAGACCCACTAGAGACGTCCGACCacgaagaagaagtcgagaACTCGCCCTACCCCGAGGTCCGCGCTGCTGTCTCACCATACGATGACCCAACGCTACCATGCAACACCATCCGTGCCTGGACCATTGGCCTCTCGCTCATCTTTCTCGGCGCAAGCATGAACACCCTCTTTTCTCTTCGCTCACCATCCATCTCGTTGGGTGCCCTCATCGCCCAGGTCATTGCGTGGCCGCTGGGTCACGGCTGGGCAAGATTTGTCCCGGACTATCATGTCAAGATCCCGTTTGTCAAGCAGAAACTCCGTCTCAACCCCGGAGGGTTCAACATCAAAGAACACGCCATCATTGTCGTCATGGCGAGTGTTTCTTTTGGTGTTGCCTACGCTACTGATATTATTCTCGCTCAAAAGGTGTTTTACAAGCAGGATTTTGGGCTGATGTGGCAGCTCCTCTTGACCATCTCAACCCAGAGCCTGGGGTATGGGATCGCGGGAATGATGAGACGGTTTTTGGTCTATCCAGCCGGCATGATCTGGCCTGGGAACTTGGTTAGTGTTACGCTTATGAATGCCATGtacgaggaagaggaaacgaaagggggagagggagatgggacGGTGCATGGCgggaaaggggtgggtgTAGGGGGGAGTATGCCTAGGTATAGGTGGTTTTCGGTCGTGACGGCGGTGGCATGCGTGTATTATTTTGTACCAGGGTTTTTGGCGCAGTTTCTGAGCAGCTTTGCGTTTGTTACTTGGACGGCGCCCGAGAATGCGGTGGTGAACCAGCTGTTTGGGTACAGTACTGGGCTGAGTCTGTTGCCCATTACGTTTGACTGGACGCAGATTAGTGGGTTTGTCGGGAGTCCTTTGATTCCGCCTTG GCACGCGATAGCAAACACCATGATCGGTGTGCTGACATTCTTTGTGTTCCTGGCAGCGACGCTGCACTATAGCGGGGCGTGGTACTCGTGGTACTTGCCAATGAGCGACTCGAATACGTATGACAACACGGGGAAGCAGTATGATGTTTCGAGGGTGCTGTCGCCAGACTATAGGTTGGACGAGGAGGCGTATAAGAATTATTCGCCTCTGTTTTTGAGCACCACGTTTGCGCTGTCGTATGGGTTGTCGTTTGCGGCGATCACGAGCTTGATTGTGTATACGTATTTGCACCATGGGAAGACGATTTGGAAGCAGTATAAGAGCAGTACGACGGAGAAGGCGGATATTCATATGAAGCTGATGAGGAGGTATAAGGAGGCGCCGACGTGGTGGTATATGAGTCTGTTTGGGCTA ATGCTTGGACTCGGCTTCTTGACCGTGTTGGCATGGCCGACGAACATGACTTGGTGGGCGTTCTTGTTGGCGGTCTTCATCTCCTTCGTCTTCTCGTTACCAATCGGTATCATCCAGGCTGTGACAAACAACCAGATTGGCCTGAATGTTCTGACGGAGTTTGTCTATGGGTATATCCAGCCTGGACGGCCATTGGGTCTCATGAT CTTCAAAACCTTTGGCTACATCACCATGTCCCAAGCCCTCACCTTCGTCTCCGACCTCAAATTCGGCCACTACATGAAGATCCCACCCCGTACCATGTTCATGGCCCAAGTCGTAgccaccaccttctcctgTTTCGTCCAAGTCTTCACCCTCAACTACGCCCTCAACTACATACCTGGTGTCTGCACCCCCACCCAGCCAGAACACTTCAGCTGTCCCGGAGGAaaagtcttcttctccgcctcggTCATCTGGGGTCTCATCGGCCCAGCCAGGATCTTCTCCCCCGGACAAATatactcctccctcttcctcttcttcatcctcggcgcCGTCACACCAGTGGTGATTTATCTCCTCGCCCGACGACGCCCAAAGTCATGGTTACGCTTCCTCATGGCACCACTTATCTTTGGAGGAGCGGGCTCGATCCCACCGGCTACGCCATTGAACTATCTAAGCTGGGGGATTGTAGGGTTTGTGTTCCAGTATtggatcaagaagaagcattTTGGTTGGTGGTCGAGGTTGAATTTCTTGACGTCTAGTGGGTTGGACTTGGGGCTGGCGCTGGCAACGCTGGTGATCTTCTTTGTGTTTACGCTGAATGAGATTGATCCGCCGAAGTGGTGGGGGAACGAGGTTGTCACGGGCACGGTGGATTATAAGGGGACGGCGGTGCAGATGAGGGTTGGGGCGGGAGAGAGTTTTGGGCCTACGACGTGGTAG
- the CEM1 gene encoding Mitochondrial beta-keto-acyl synthase (EggNog:ENOG503NXCS; COG:H), giving the protein MRRVVVTGLGAITPLGAGIQSTWRRLLASESGLVSLAHRSLQDLKWNGLPSTVAGIVPVPPADGSHSRFKTDELWRADDYFKASEQRRMSTFAQYAVAATDMALKDAGWKPTRQEELDATGVCLGSGIGNLHDMYETSVDFERDGYKKVLPWFVPKILINLAAGHIAMQYGFRGPNHAATTACTTGAHSIGDASRFIAFGDADVMVAGGAESCIHPLTFAGFGRSKSLSRAFNDNPRASSRPFDAERDGFVVGEGAAVLVLEELEHAKARGANVLAEIRGYGCSGDAHHVTAPRGDGSGALAAMKRALKNAGLKPEEVDYINAHATGTPTGDVAEAAAIRSLMMGEQGMENESQVTVSSTKGAIGHLLGAAGSIEAVFSILAIRDNVVPPTLNLKRPDVGPQFNFVPHEAQQKKVKVAVSNSFGFGGTNASLVFSQLD; this is encoded by the exons ATGCGCCGTGTTGTAGTAACAGGCCTGGGTGCCATCACCCCTCTCGGCGCCGGTATCCAGTCAACCTGGCGGCGTTTGCTGGCTTCCGAGTCGGGACTCGTCAGTCTCGCCCACCGTTCCCTTCAAGACCTAAAATGGAACGGGCTTCCAAGCACAGTGGCCGGCATTGTCCCAGTGCCGCCTGCTGACGGAAGCCACAGCAGGTTCAAGACAGATGAACTATGGCGGGCAGATGATTACTTCAAGGCTTCGGAGCAGAGGCGAATGTCGACTTTTGCGCAGTATGCTGTTGCTGCGACAGACATGGCCCTCAAGGACGCGGGGTGGAAGCCAACAAGACAGGAAGAGCTTGATGCCACTGGTGTTTGTCTGGGAAGTGGGATAGGAAACCTGCACGATATGTATGAGACAAGCGTTGACTTTGAGAGAGAT GGCTACAAAAAGGTGTTGCCATGGTTCGTCCCCAAGATTTTGATCAATCTAGCAGCCGGCCATATCGCCATGCAGTATGGATTTCGCGGACCAAATCATGCAGCCACCACAGCATGCACCACGGGCGCACATTCCATTGGAGATGCATCCAGATTCATCGCCTTTGGTGACGCTGATGTcatggttgctggtggtgccgaATCATGTATCCACCCACTGACCTTTGCCGGCTTCGGGAGGTCGAAATCACTGTCTCGGGCATTTAACGACAATCCTAGAGCAAGTTCTCGGCCGTTTGATGCGGAGCGTGACGGCTttgtggtgggtgagggggcAGCTGTTCTTGTGCTTGAAGAACTCGAGCATGCCAAAGCCAGAGGGGCCAACGTTCTGGCTGAGATTAGGGGATATGGATGCAGCGGAGATGCTCACCATGTGACAGCGCCGAGGGGAGACGGATCAGGAGCTCTGGCAGCTATGAAGAGGGCTCTGAAAAATGCTGGACTGAAGCCAGAGGAGGTGGACTACATCAATGCTCACGCCACCGGAACACCAACTGGCGATGtcgccgaggctgccgccaTCCGGtccttgatgatgggtgAACAAGGTATGGAGAACGAGAGTCAAGTTACTGTGAGCAGCACCAAGGGGGCGATTGGACATTTGCTTGGAGCGGCTGGCTCGATCGAAGCTGTCTTTTCCATTCTTGCCATTCGAGAC AACGTCGTCCCGCCCACACTGAACCTGAAGAGACCAGATGTTGGACCACAGTTCAACTTTGTGCCCCACGAAgcgcagcagaagaaggtcaaggtGGCCGTGTCAAACAGCTTCGGCTTCGGAGGAACCAATGCCTCGCTGGTATTCTCCCAGTTGGACTAA
- the cbp3 gene encoding Serine carboxypeptidase 3 (EggNog:ENOG503P27E; COG:C) → MTLSLEAPISLPPQQTPRNTIMATPSCCRASLSRRPISILGQIHPTSTQTSRILSSQCARAAVPSPASPCSSTTKRPLHTTPKPQISLAEILKKTGIAQTTGRSYMIYQATEQLHKACAAQAEYTIDPEDRKASKLKHTPDGEEIGRSGGGGGEGGSAKGGVWHEEMGLLPTFSTWSQVTMLHMYLLVIRFRDMPKIQQTTFQDGLVNHFFYEAEAKMDLVHNLTSRVIRQKYLKDLFVQWRGLVLAYDEALAKDSDAVLAGAVWRNLYKADENVDVRRLAAVVGYMRRGMADLAHKGEEDLVMKGKRVFDEWGGVKAELRGVDVPSSQVKGLMDAEGLSSGEPAVKEGVKGSRFGS, encoded by the exons ATGACGTTGAGCTTGGAAGCTCCCATATCCCTCCCTCCGCAACAAACCCCCAGAAACACAATAATGGCGACCCCAAGTTGCTGTCGCGCCAGCCTGTCAAGGCGACCAATCTCGATACTAGGTCAAATACACCCAACATCCACCCAAACAAGCAGAATTCTCTCTTCACAATGCGCCCGCGCAGCAGTCCCCTCCCCAGCATCACCATGTagcagcaccaccaaaaGACCCctccacaccacccccaaaccccaaatcTCTCTCGCCGAGATCCTCAAAAAAACCGGCATAGCCCAGACCACGGGCAGGTCCTACATGATCTACCAAGCCACCGAGCAGCTCCACAAAGCCTGCGCCGCCCAGGCAGAGTACACCATCGACCCCGAAGACAGGAAGGCGTCCAAGCTGAAGCACACTCCCGACGGGGAGGAGATTGGGAGGagcgggggcggtggtggggagggaggttctGCCAAGGGGGGTGTCTGGCATGAGG AAATGGGACTACTACCAACATTCAGTACATGGTCCCAGGTCACCATGCTACACATGtacctcctcgtcatccgcTTCCGCGACATGCCCAAGATCCAACAAACGACCTTTCAGGACGGGCTTGTAAACCATTTCTTCTATGAGGCGGAGGCAAAGATGGATCTGGTGCATAATCTCACGTCGAGGGTGATCAGGCAGAAGTATCTGAAGGATTTGTTTGTGCagtggagggggttggtgctggcGTATGATGAGGCCTTGGCCAAGGATAGCGATGCTGTTTTGGCCGGGGCGGTTTGGAGGAATTTGTACAAGGCTGACGAAAATGTGGAcgtgaggaggttggcggcggtggtggggtaTATGAGGAGGGGCATGGCGGATTTGGCGCataagggggaggaggatttggtgatgaaggggaagagggtgtttGATGAGTGGGGGGGTGTGAAGGCCGAGTTGAGAGGGGTGGACGTGCCGAGTTCGCAGGTGAAGGGGCTGATGGATGCGGAGGGGTTGAGCAGTGGTGAGCCGGCTGTGAAGGAAGGGGTGAAGGGGTCGAGGTTTGGTTCTTGA
- a CDS encoding uncharacterized protein (EggNog:ENOG503P56D; COG:H) has product MRELTLILASTPKMGIGLSGTLPWPSLKKEMAYFARVTKRSPSPSVQNVVIMGRKTWDSIPAKFRPLPDRLNIVVSRSIGGVEKREDKSLWAGSLEKALQWVGEDGKGEAGRVFVIGGAEIYKAALGLRETRRILLTRVEREWECDAVFPLELKEGGEWQRVEQRKMDEWVGEEVPRGRQVEKEGTDDETGYEFEMWERVD; this is encoded by the coding sequence ATGAGAGAACTAACCCTCATCCTagcctccacccccaaaatggGCATCGGCCTCTCCGGCACCCTCCCCTGGCCCTCCCTCAAGAAAGAAATGGCCTACTTTGCCCGCGTCACCAAAcgctccccttcccccagtGTTCAGAACGTCGTCATCATGGGACGCAAGACATGGGACTCCATCCCGGCAAAGTTCCGCCCTCTGCCAGACAGGTTAAATATTGTTGTCAGTCGTTCCATCGGGGGGGTTGAAAAACGGGAAGACAAATCACTCTGGGCTGGATCTCTGGAAAAGGCGCTGcagtgggttggggaggacgggaagggggaagcggggagggtgtttgTTATCGGTGGGGCGGAGATCTATAAAGCTGCGCTCGGGTTGAGAGAGACGAGGCGGATTTTGTTgacgagggtggagagggagtgggagtgtGATGCTGTTTTCCCGTTGGAACtcaaggagggaggggaatggCAGAGGGTGGAACAGCGAAAAATGGATgagtgggttggggaggaggtgcccAGGGGACGACaggtggaaaaggaggggaCAGACGACGAGACGGGGTATGAGTTTGAGATGTGGGAGAGGGTTGATTAG
- a CDS encoding uncharacterized protein (EggNog:ENOG503P6HT) — protein sequence MASFSRGLPAQWHFFTLRQTQLSSCKCTPPPLQTRFFTTSLRLLKKAPKPKVPTPPAPRPSLLVKPTQSVPKPSISPLLASTRAPPSSYANIIAQKPRTLLYESPSHLWFRTGCFASGMFCISYSVYHYWTIQLHPPEGLAWWIPHAYGVICLAMAAMATYFIMGTGRIIKTITAVSSSSSSLVKAAAKPSGQGPLYIEVTAQRMFPFLKPKKKLYMPHEIELPFRMSSMFEYNKRIGVAVEEPLSVAEQVRRQRAAIEAAKKEREYTMNHLLTAPFRDAKKAFKGVWPGIVRSFSREGFTKIVVGGVTYKLDTTGGWALDDGRAMDRLLPIRPNSVNP from the coding sequence atggcctccttctcccgaGGCCTGCCGGCTCAATGGCACTTCTTCACCCTCCGCCAAACCCAACTCTCATCCTGCAAAtgcacaccaccacccctccaaacccgcttcttcaccacctccctccgcctcctGAAGAAAGCCCCTAAACCAAAAGTCcctacaccaccagcccccaGACCCTCCCTCCTAGTAAAACCAACCCAATCAGTCCCCAaaccctccatctcccccctcctcgcctcaaCCCGcgcccctccctcctcctacGCCAACATCATCGCCCAAAAACCCCGGACCCTCCTCTACgaatccccctcccatctctGGTTCCGCACCGGCTGCTTCGCCTCAGGCATGTTCTGCATCTCCTACTCCGTCTACCACTACTGGACCATCCAGCTCCACCCCCCCGAAGGCCTGGCATGGTGGATCCCCCACGCCTACGGCGTCATCTGCCTCGCCATGGCCGCCATGGCAACCTACTTCATCATGGGCACCGGCCGCATCATCaagaccatcaccgccgtctcctcctcctcctcctccctcgtcaaAGCAGCCGCCAAACCCTCCGGCCAGGGTCCCCTGTACATCGAAGTAACCGCCCAGAGGATGTTCCCCTTTCTGaagccaaagaagaagctctACATGCCTCACGAGATTGAGCTGCCCTTCAGGATGAGCAGCATGTTTGAGTACAACAAGCGGATCGGCGTTGCGGTCGAGGAGCCGTTGAGCGTGGCTGAGCAGGTCAGGAGGCAGAGGGCCGCGATtgaggcggccaagaaggagagggagtaCACCATGAACCATCTCCTCACCGCTCCGTTCAGGGACGCCAAGAAGGCTTTCAAGGGGGTGTGGCCGGGCATTGTGAGGTCGTTCAGCAGGGAGGGCTTCACCAAGATcgtggttggaggggtgacGTACAAGTTGGACACGACGGGTGGGTGGGCGTTGGATGACGGGAGGGCGATGGATAGGTTGTTGCCTATTAGGCCGAATTCCGTGAATCCATAA
- the PDX1 gene encoding pyridoxine biosynthesis protein (COG:C; EggNog:ENOG503NYQ0) produces MASFAAACRVSARLATRRLQQDVTVKSFRTSAAALAAQNFTMPALSPTMTEGNIASWKIKEGEKFQAGDVLLEIETDKATMDVEAQEDGIMMKIMHGDGSKSVQVGTRIAVVAEEGDDISSLEIPADEVSAQPTKAAEAPDTYTPAPPNPSEPAEPPKSDSTPKAAVKPGHKTIHRTYPLYPSVEHLLKVNGLDKSEAKKITPTGPNGRLLKGDVLAYLGKIKADIPAKIESRFEKQSHLDLSNIKVAAAKPAPVGKSAKEAAPAPPPAPVKATVTLPVSLSAVLQAQKKINDSLGIFLPISTFIARATDLANDELPVPKGYQPTADELFNQVLGLDKAHSGAKVSRGAYVPQVGSLTPKGAVLPKPTAAPAKKDIFDILAASPSPKLKATASKLSPGLSAVGPNVFSLQVPKDEEKRAKIFLERVKLVLENEPGRLVL; encoded by the exons atggcaTCCTTTGCGGCTGCTTGCCGCGTGTCTGCGCGCCTGGCCACCAGAAGACTGCAGCAGGATGTCACAGTTAAAA GTTTCCGAACATCGGCCGCCGCCCTTGCGGCTCAAAACTTCACCATGCCCGCCCTCTCCCCTACCATGACCGAAGGCAACATTGCGAGCTGGAAGATTAAGGAGGGCGAAAAGTTCCAGGCTGGCGATGTGCTCCTCGAGATCGAAACCGACAAGGCGACCATGGATGTGGAGGCCCAGGAGGACGGCATCATGATGAAGATCATGCACGGCGACGGAAGCAAGAGTGTACAAGTTGGCACACGGATAGCAGTCGTCGccgaagagggtgatgacaTTAGCTCCCTCGAGATTCCCGCTGACGAGGTCTCCGCTCAACCTACCAAGGCTGCGGAAGCTCCGGATACCTATACTCCGgctcccccaaacccctccgAACCCGCCGAGCCACCCAAGTCCGACTCCACCCCCAAAGCCGCCGTTAAGCCCGGACACAAGACAATCCACAGGACCTATCCCCTATACCCATCTGTCGAACACCTCTTGAAGGTTAATGGCCTCGACAAATCCGAAGCCAAGAAGATCACCCCCACCGGACCCAACGGACGTCTGCTCAAGGGTGATGTTCTGGCTTATCTCGGCAAAATCAAGGCCGACATTCCTGCCAAGATTGAGTCCCGATTCGAGAAGCAATCCCACCTGGATTTGAGCAACATCAAGGTCGCTGCTGCGAAGCCTGCTCCTGTTGGAAAGTCCGCCAAGGAAGCCgctcctgcccctcctccggcGCCCGTCAAAGCCACTGTTACTCTCCCCGTCTCCTTGTCAGCGGTTCTCCAGGCCCAGAAGAAGATTAACGACTCCCTCGGCATCTTCCTCCCTATCTCTACGTTCATCGCCCGCGCCACCGACTTGGCCAACGACGAACTTCCGGTGCCTAAGGGGTACCAACCCACAGCTGATGAGCTCTTCAACCAGGTCCTTGGTCTAGACAAGGCCCACAGTGGAGCCAAGGTGTCCAGGGGTGCCTACGTTCCCCAGGTAGGCTCCCTTACTCCTAAGGGAGCTGTCCTTCCCAAGCCTACTGCTGCGCCTGCGAAGAAGGACATCTTTGACATTCTGGCTGCCAGCCCTTCACCCAAACTCAAGGCCACCGCCTCTAAGCTGTCCCCCGGTTTGTCGGCTGTTGGACCCAACGTTTTCAGCCTGCAGGTCCCCAaagacgaggagaagagagcAAAGATCTTCTTGGAGAGAGTGAAGCTGGTGTTGGAGAATGAGCCAGggcggttggtgttgtga
- a CDS encoding uncharacterized protein (EggNog:ENOG503NVDP; COG:S), giving the protein MDSEDGEFFVKQLATFVRTHEKALANALQFRRQTPRHGSSQSVSSVSPVNAPTSPSIPERPATSASTSSTLAAAFSLGSLNLTSHSVKSAKLALTPHHLFYLLSRFEELSIPVGPMKIRLENLHDTTASGNYVSFLGQSQRSKSRGSDVGSIHSVSSLRSVMSGMSALWASFGIGSGISAARTERQKAAIQNDLKYLYSAFTKIPCLRLAPDWRARLIRGYEEFPFDSAVPLYVFKNVQALEVSDIDFRQFFGWDKLSEQLRSLTLKRASIEDPADILIDIVLDDMDKRRRRTSKSQASPTTQSTWPGAVNSPRRSPTVSHMDLPKSTSAPGSPDARKSANDLPVGSLSSELGTDQEGRTPTDSRRPSIVRIDSDELKSPARDTRPRSHSPRRPHSSRNGSSNVRGSSYKIRRSGSGSSQSSLSDSWHNGRGSASNLLSMGILPASKWRFLKHLSLTDNSLTNIPAASLAPLANSLHSLDLSSNLFTQIPDSVATLTSLRALNLAHCMIDSLHSLTRNPLPAITALNLRANRLQSLAGIEKLFPLERLDLRDNRLTDPSELARLTGIPEIREIYVDGNPFTRTHRDYRITIFNLFRQTPGYTEDITIDGSGPSYSEKRYLVERAALPPAVPVVKPPPEEIPAVDVSKPAIIYDAPIKEPAVLRKERPQPKTVSSEVNTSSTRRRRAPKRRIVDLATNDTPIPHAQPIDNQTRVPSIKTTAVLEPESNYRTSQPPDTQRPTANVLGETVAVPQGLAPEVPRIDTSVIPQLPPVYDTGENNTEWDVGGEIYRRKIEALRDKVGSGYLSVLSEEGGYPTSLPPDYHEPADFGAASPHSITPRAAGVQAIHSGRTLG; this is encoded by the exons ATGGACTCGGAAGACGGGGAGTTTTTTGTCAAG CAACTCGCAACGTTTGTGCGAACACACGAGAAGGCACTCGCGAATGCGCTTCAGTTTCGGCGGCAGACACCTCGCCATGGATCCTCACAAAGTGTCTCGTCGGTCTCCCCTGTGAACGCACCAACGTCCCCATCAATACCGGAACGGCCTGCTACGtcagcctcaacctcaagCACACTGGCAGCCGCCTTTTCTCTGGGCTCGCTGAACCTCACCTCGCACAGCGTAAAGTCAGCAAAACTCGCCCTCACCCCACATCACCTCTTTTATTTGCTCTCCCGATTCGAAGAGCTTAGCATACCTGTCGGGCCCATGAAAATTCGCTTGGAGAATCTGCATGATACAACGGCTTCGGGAAACTATGTCTCCTTCCTCGGGCAATCTCAGCGTTCCAAGAGTCGCGGCTCCGATGTCGGCTCCATTCACTCGGTTTCCAGTCTTCGGAGCGTTATGTCAGGCATGTCCGCTCTTTGGGCCAGCTTCGGAATCGGATCGGGTATTTCCGCCGCTCGAACAGAAAGGCAAAAGGCGGCGATCCAAAATGACTTGAAATACCTCTACTCCGCCTTTACCAAGATTCCCTGCCTGAGACTCGCTCCAGATTGGCGCGCTCGTCTCATCAGGGGCTACGAGGAGTTTCCCTTTGACTCAGCAGTGCCTCTGTACGTCTTCAAAAACGTCCAGGCACTGGAGGTGAGCGATATCGATTTTAGGCAATTCTTTGGTTGGGATAAGCTCTCGGAACAGCTTCGTTCGCTCACGCTCAAGCGTGCCAGCATTGAGGACCCAGCAGATATCCTGATCGATATTGTCTTGGACGACATGGACAAGCGCAGGCGCCGCACATCCAAGAGCCAAgcatcacccaccacacaGTCAACCTGGCCAGGAGCTGTGAACAGCCCTCGGAGAAGTCCGACGGTGTCGCACATGGACTTGCCAAAGTCCACCTCTGCCCCTGGTTCCCCTGATGCCCGGAAATCGGCAAACGATCTTCCTGTCGGCTCTCTAAGTAGTGAACTTGGGACAGACCAAGAGGGCCGGACTCCCACCGACAGCAGGAGGCCTTCGATCGTCAGGATTGACAGTGATGAGCTCAAGTCACCAGCAAGGGATACTCGGCCACGGAGTCACTCTCCCCGACGGCCTCATAGTTCCAGAAACGGCTCTTCCAACGTGCGCGGATCTTCTTACAAGATCCGGCGATCTGGTTCTGGAAGCTCTCAGTCAAGTCTCTCGGACTCGTGGCACAACGGCCGTGGAAGCGCTTCCAACCTCCTTTCCATGGGCATCCTCCCAGCCTCCAAGTGGCGCTTCCTCAAGCACTTGAGCCTGACGGATAATTCTTTGACCAACATTCCCGCCGCCAGTTTGGCACCACTGGCCAACAGCCTGCACTCCCTCGACCTGTCGTCTAACCTCTTTACCCAGATCCCCGACAGTGTCGCCACGCTAACCTCGCTGCGTGCCCTGAACCTTGCCCACTGCATGATCGACTCGCTGCATTCACTCACCCGCAACCCTCTCCCAGCCATCACTGCCCTCAACCTCCGAGCCAACCGCTTGCAGTCTCTTGCCGGAATTGAAAAGCTCTTTCCCCTGGAAAGGTTAGACTTGCGGGACAACCGTCTGACGGACCCATCAGAACTGGCTCGCTTGACGGGAATTCCCGAGATCCGAGAGATCTATGTGGATGGCAACCCCTTTACACGCACTCATCGCGACTACCGcatcaccatcttcaacctcttccgTCAAACACCCGGATATACTGAGGACATCACCATCGATGGAAGCGGGCCTAGTTACTCGGAGAAGCGGTATTTGGTAGAGAGGGCGGCGTTGCCTCCTGCTGTTCCCGTGGTCAAGCCGCCACCCGAGGAGATTCCTGCCGTGGATGTGAGCAAGCCGGCCATCATTTATGATGCCCCCATCAAGGAGCCCGCTGTCCTTCGTAAAGAGCGTCCTCAGCCCAAGACTGTTTCGAGCGAGGTTAACACCAGCTCTACCCGACGCCGGAGAGCACCCAAGCGGCGGATTGTCGATCTGGCAACCAATGATACCCCTATACCCCATGCCCAGCCAATCGACAATCAGACCCGCGTGCCAAGTATCAAGACCACGGCAGTGCTCGAGCCAGAGTCCAATTACCGGACCTCACAACCACCAGACACACAACGGCCAACGGCGAACGTCCTTGGGGAAACCGTTGCAGTTCCTCAAGGCCTTGCGCCAGAGGTCCCCAGAATCGACACCAGCGTCATTCCGCAACTTCCACCTGTCTATGATACGGGCGAGAACAACACGGAGTGGGACGTTGGTGGGGAGATCTATCGAAGAAAAATCGAGGCCCTCCGCGACAAGGTCGGGAGTGGTTATCTCAGCGTGCTCAGTGAGGAAGGCGGCTACCCCACCAGCCTTCCACCAGACTATCACGAGCCGGCAGACTTTGGCGCTGCCTCACCCCACTCAATCACACCTCGAGCTGCCGGCGTGCAAGCGATCCACAGCGGTCGCACGCtaggctga